Part of the Streptomyces showdoensis genome, CGTCGACGATGGCGCCGTGCTCGGCCCAGGCCTCCATGGGCCGCGCGGCGGGCTCGACCGCGTACATCCAGGCGATCTTGTGCCGCAGCTGGGTGAGGAGCGCGGTGAGCGGCGGACTGCCGGAGGCCTGGGCCAGCGTCTCGTGGAACCAGGCGCCGAGCGAGCGCAGGTCCTCGCCCTGGCCGCTCCTGGCCCGTTCCTGGCCCAGCCTGACCAGCCCGCGCAGCACCTTGAGGTGGGCGTCGGTGCGGCGCTGGGCGGCCCGGGCGGCGCCCAGCGGCTCCAGCAGGGTCCGCACGTCGAGCAGGTCGGCCGCCTCCTGCTCGGTGGGCTCGGCGACATGGGCGCCGGCGTGCCGGCGGGTGACCACGAAGCCCTCGGACTCCAGGGTGCGCAGGGCCTCGCGGACCGGAACCCGGGAGACCCCGTAGCGGCGGGCGAGCTGTTCCTCCGTCAGCCGGGCGCCCCTCCCGAAGACGCCGGAGACGATGTCGTCCCGGATCGCCGTGCATACCGAGTGCGCGGGAACACGCATGTCCGACCTCCGCATTTGATCCGCGCGAAACCCCATCGAGTGGCGCCTGTCCGGCGACTCTTGCGACTCTATTGCAGGACGCCGGAATTTCCGATGCCGCCCGGTAATACGGACACAAAAAAGAAGCCCCGGCTCGTTCGAGCCGGGGCTTCTTCACAGAATTCACACGTCAGACGTGGACTCCGCGGGCGCGGAGGTAGGAGATCGGGTTGATGTCCGATCCGTACTCGGCGCTCGTGCGGGCCTCGAAGTGGAGGTGCGGGCCGGTCGAGTTGCCGGAGGAGCCGGAGACGCCGATCTGATCGCCCGGGGTGACCTTCTGGCCGACGTGGACACCGATCGAGGAGAGGTGGCCGTACTGGGTGTACGTGCCGTCGTTCATCCGGATGACGATGTTGTTGCCGTACGCGCCGCCCCAGCCGGCCTCGATGACGGTGCCGGAGCCGACGGAGACGACCGTGCTGCCGTAGGAGGCGTGGAAGTCGATGCCGGAGTGGCTGCCGGAGGACCAGAGCGAGCCACCGGTCTTGTAGCCGGTGCTCACGTAGGAGCCGGCGACGGGGAGCTGGAAGGAGTTCAGGCGCTTGCGCTCGGCCTCGCGGGCGGCGCGCTCCTGGGCGGCACGGATCTCCTTGGCGCGGGCCTCGGCCTTGCGCTTCGCCTCGGCGGCGGCCTTGACCCGGGCGGCGGCCTCGACGGCCTCCTTCTCCTGGGCGTCGGCCTGGGCGTCGACGCGGTCGGAGAGCGACTCGGCCGTGATCACCTGGGTGAGGCCGGTGTCCTCCGGGGAAGCGGGCTCCGTGTCGGCGGCGAGCGCCGGGGAGGCCAGGGTGCCGATGACGCCGGTCGTCGCGAGGGTCGCCACACCGGCGATGCCCACGGAGCGGCGCGCCATGCGGCTCGGACCACGATGCTTCCCGGTGGCACGGGTGAACGCCATGTAGTGGCTGATCCTTTCCTTCCCTCTCGCCTACCGGGTTAGCTGACGGGTTCGGAGCAGGAAGGTCTCCTACGGGCCCCTCCGCTCGCCGAGCGAAGGCGTCCGATTCACCCCAGGGACTGCGATGGGTCCCCGGCTCCCCAGGCTCGCGCCTTACGGGGACTCGGCGATGACTGTCCGTTGCCGCGGATGCGGCGTCGTACAACGGCCGGACAGACGGATCGAAGCTAGGCCGATCTTCTGTCAATCGCCAAACAGACACGCGCTTTTGTAAGACATGCCACAGGGCAGAAGATCACACTCACTGCCAATACGGACAAAAAGGAATGACCCCGACGAACCAGGTCGTCGGGGTCCCCGTACCCGCGTGACAGCGGCTCAATCAGCCGGTCACGACGGTCACTTCGCCGATGCCGAGGGCCCGCACCGGCTCCTCGATCTGCGCCGCGTCACCGACGAGCACGGTGACGAGCCGGTCCACCGGGAAGGCGTTGACCACGGCCGCGGTCGCCTCCACCGTGCCGGTCTCGGCGAGCCGCGCGTACAACTGCGCCTGGTAGTCGTCCGCGAGGTGCTGCTCGACCTGGTCGGCGAGCGTGCCCGCGACGGAGGCGGCCGTCTCGTACTTGAGCGGCGCGACCCCCACCAGGTTCTGCACGGCCACGTCGCGCTCGGCGTCCGTCAGGCCGTCGGCGGCGAGGGTGCGCAGCACCTTCCACAGGTCGTCAAGTGCCGGACCCGTGTTGGGGGTGTCGACCGAGCCGCTGATGGCGAGCAGCGACGCCCCGTTGCCCTCGCCGTCGGAGCGCAGCACCTGGCCGAAGGCGCGCACGCCGTACGTGTAGCCCTTCTCCTCGCGCAGGACGCGGTCCAGGCGGGAGGTGAGGGTGCCGCCGAGGCAGTACGTGCCGAGCACCTGGGCCGCCCAGACGCGGTCGTGGCGGTCGGCGCCGACACGGCCGATGAGCAGCTGGGTCTGGACGGCTCCGGGGCGGTCCACGATGACGACGCGGCCGGTGTCGTCGGCCGTGACGGGCGGCATGGGCCGCAGGGCGGCCGGGGTGCCCGTCCAGGCGCCGAGCGTCTCGGCGAGCACCTTGTCGAGGTCGACGTCGGTGAGGTCGCCGACGACCACGGCGGTGGCCGTGGCGGGCCGGACGTGCGCGTCGAAGAAGGCGCGGACGGCGGCGGCGTCGATCGCGGCGACGGTCTCCTCCGTGCCCTGGCGCGGCCGGGAGACGCGCGCGTCGGCCGGGAACAGCTCCTTGGAGAGCTGCTTGGCCGCGCGACGGGCCGGATTGGCCGTCTCGTGCGGGATCTCGTCGAGCCGGTTGTTCACCAGCCGCTCGATCTCGGACTCCTCGAACGCCGGGGCGATCAGCGCCTCGGAGAGCAGGCCGAGCGCCTTGGGCAGCCGGGAGACCGGGACCTCCAGGGAGACCCGCACGCCCGGGTGGTCGGCGGCCGCGTCGAGGGTGGCGCCGCAGCGCTCCAGCTCCGCGGCGAACTCCTCGGCGGTGTGCTGGTCGGTGCCCTCGGACAGGGCGCGGGCCATGATCGTGGCCACGCCGTCCAGGCCCTCCGGCTCGGCGTCCAGCGGGGCGTCGAGGGAGATCTCGACGGCCACCACCTGCTGGCCGGGGCGGTGGCAGCGCAGCACCGTCAGCCCGTTGTCCAGCGCGCCGCGCTCCGGGGCCGGGAAGGCCCAGGGCTTGGCCTCGCCCGGCTGGGGCTGCGGGTGGAAGGTCATGCTCGTCAAAGACGCGGCAGCGTCGGTCACTGGTCCGCTCCCTCTTCCTCGTCGCTCTCGCTGTCGCCGTCGGCGCCCACCGGTTCGTAGACCAGCACCGCGCGGTTGTCCGGGCGCAGCTTGGCCTTGGCGACCTCCTGCACCTCCTCGGCGCTGATGTCGAGGACCCGGTGCACGGCGGTCAGGGCCAGCTGGGGGTCGCCGAACAGCACCGCGTACCGGCACAGTTCGTCGGCGCGGCCGGCGACCGTGCCGAGCCGGTCCAGCCACTCGCGCTCCAACTGTGCCTGCGCGCGCTCCATCTCCTCGGGCGTCGGGCCCTCGGCGGCGAAACGGGCCAGCTCGTCGTCGACGGCCGACTCGATCCGCGGCACCTCGACACCGCCGGAGGTCTTCACGTCCAGCCAGCCCAGGGAGGGCGCGCCGGCCAGCCGCAGCAGCCCGAAGCCCGCGGCGACGGCCGTGCGGTCGCGGCGGACCAGACGGTTGTGGAGACGGGAGGACTCGCCGCCGCCGAGGATCGTCAGGGCCAGGTCGGCCGCGTCACACGCGCGGGTGC contains:
- a CDS encoding GntR family transcriptional regulator, whose amino-acid sequence is MRVPAHSVCTAIRDDIVSGVFGRGARLTEEQLARRYGVSRVPVREALRTLESEGFVVTRRHAGAHVAEPTEQEAADLLDVRTLLEPLGAARAAQRRTDAHLKVLRGLVRLGQERARSGQGEDLRSLGAWFHETLAQASGSPPLTALLTQLRHKIAWMYAVEPAARPMEAWAEHGAIVDAVARGDAERARALTALHVERSLPLHRPRRPERTRVRVPQHVVNIAGPRN
- a CDS encoding M23 family metallopeptidase — translated: MAFTRATGKHRGPSRMARRSVGIAGVATLATTGVIGTLASPALAADTEPASPEDTGLTQVITAESLSDRVDAQADAQEKEAVEAAARVKAAAEAKRKAEARAKEIRAAQERAAREAERKRLNSFQLPVAGSYVSTGYKTGGSLWSSGSHSGIDFHASYGSTVVSVGSGTVIEAGWGGAYGNNIVIRMNDGTYTQYGHLSSIGVHVGQKVTPGDQIGVSGSSGNSTGPHLHFEARTSAEYGSDINPISYLRARGVHV
- a CDS encoding M16 family metallopeptidase — its product is MTFHPQPQPGEAKPWAFPAPERGALDNGLTVLRCHRPGQQVVAVEISLDAPLDAEPEGLDGVATIMARALSEGTDQHTAEEFAAELERCGATLDAAADHPGVRVSLEVPVSRLPKALGLLSEALIAPAFEESEIERLVNNRLDEIPHETANPARRAAKQLSKELFPADARVSRPRQGTEETVAAIDAAAVRAFFDAHVRPATATAVVVGDLTDVDLDKVLAETLGAWTGTPAALRPMPPVTADDTGRVVIVDRPGAVQTQLLIGRVGADRHDRVWAAQVLGTYCLGGTLTSRLDRVLREEKGYTYGVRAFGQVLRSDGEGNGASLLAISGSVDTPNTGPALDDLWKVLRTLAADGLTDAERDVAVQNLVGVAPLKYETAASVAGTLADQVEQHLADDYQAQLYARLAETGTVEATAAVVNAFPVDRLVTVLVGDAAQIEEPVRALGIGEVTVVTG